One window of Dysidea avara chromosome 11, odDysAvar1.4, whole genome shotgun sequence genomic DNA carries:
- the LOC136238707 gene encoding uncharacterized protein: MLKGVLVFIALTIVVSSYGALADDEKPVSAASIPELKSGRSRRKLPTNFCIKHLYVLTQTSNELFAGSIGDHRIALQANGQLKVITLPRPSGGLVQNKGDLWKLSLETDFGFTDCITVKHIENIALIENHNDGWRIDSIVTFLVVNPYYWALSSADFDVNRWVDKDGDPSYKQFILTLCV; this comes from the exons ATGTTGAAAGGAGTTCTGGTGTTCATTGCACTGACCATTGTTGTATCAAGTTATGGTGCTCTGGCTGATGATGAGAAACCAGTATCTGCAGCCTCCATACCTGAACTAAAAAGTGGAAGAAGCCGTCGCAAACTGCCAACCA ATTTCTGCATCAAGCACCTGTATGTTTTGACTCAAACCTCTAATGAGCTATTTGCTGGAAGCATTGGAGATCACAGAATTGCACTACAAGCCAATGGACAGCTGAAAGTGATAACCCTACCACGCCCTTCTGGAGGTCTGGTGCAGAACAAAGGAGATTTATGGAAGCTATCTCTAGAAACTGATTTTGGCTTCACCGACTGCATCACAGTAAAGCACATTGAAAATATTGCTCTGATTGAGAATCATAATGATGGATGGCGCATTGATTCCATAGTCACTTTCTTGGTTGTCAATCCATATTACTGGGCTCTAAGCAGTGCTGACTTTGATGTCAACAGATGGGTTGATAAAGACGGAGATCCTTCATACAAGCAGTTTATACTGACCCTTTGTGTTTGA